One Mya arenaria isolate MELC-2E11 chromosome 5, ASM2691426v1 genomic window carries:
- the LOC128235682 gene encoding uncharacterized protein LOC128235682, translated as MFEDLLDYKEANLHERNSKEDDIYHALIRYAHYYPNKEDEVIEILKLIQTQDETKQNGTKADVENADSTNDISKTVKHADKITLEDQTKDTSKEPKPGILWSMKNDSGLNPLELATKSGLCKIFGTIYNSEPYFIEHGNDGLNDIKTYDITDLDPVVTSDACNEFADSGSILQFLFQIHPSLAFPFMRTPQVSKIIEEKWRNGNTTSISH; from the exons ATGTTTGAAGATTTGCTGGATTATAAAGAAGCGAATTTACATGAAAGAAACTCAAAGGAAGACGATATATACCATGCGCTGATAAG gtaTGCTCACTACTATCCAAACAAAGAAGACGAAGTCATCGAAATACTTAAATTAATCCAGACTCAAGACGAAACAAAGCAGAACGGAACCAAAGCTGATGTTGAAAATGCAGATAGCACCAACGACATTTCGAAGACAGTGAAGCATGCTGATAAAATCACACTAGAAGACCAAACCAAAGACACGTCGAAAGAACCGAAGCCTGGCATTCTCTGGAGTATGAAAAATGACTCGGGTCTGAATCCTTTAGAGCTAGCGACAAAGAGTggtctttgtaaaatatttgggACGATATACAACTCGGAG CCGTACTTTATTGAGCACGGAAACGATGGCTTGAACGATATTAAAACGTATGATATCACGGACTTGGACCCTGTTGTAACAAGCGATGCTTGTAACGAATTCGCAGATTCAGGATCCATCCTGCAGTTCCTTTTCCAAATTCACCCTTCGCTGGCATTCCCATTCATGCGCACGCCTCAGGTCAGCAAAATTATTGAGGAGAAATGGAGAAATGGAAATACTACAAGTATTTCGCACTGA
- the LOC128235683 gene encoding uncharacterized protein LOC128235683 → MLGELPLFTAALSLNKEMFEDLLDYKEANLHERNSKEDDIYHALIRYAHYYPNKEDEVIEILKLIQTQDETKQNGTKADVENADTTNDISKTVKHADKITLEDQTKDTSKEPKPGILWSMKNDSGLNPLELATKSGLCKIFGTIYNSEPYFIEHGNDGLNDIKTYDITDLDPVVTSDACNDFADSGSILQFLFQIHPSLAFPFIRTPQVSKIIEEKWKYYKWINLALDDKTDRRSRRPAQFLRY, encoded by the exons ATGCTCGGAGAACTGCCTCTGTTCACTGCTGCCTTGTCGTTAAACAAAG AAATGTTTGAAGATTTGCTGGATTATAAAGAAGCGAATTTACATGAAAGAAACTCAAAGGAAGACGATATATACCATGCGCTGATTAG gtaTGCTCACTACTATCCAAACAAAGAAGACGAAGTCATCGAAATACTTAAATTAATCCAGACTCAAGACGAAACAAAGCAGAACGGAACCAAAGCTGATGTTGAAAATGCAGATACCACCAACGACATTTCGAAGACAGTGAAGCATGCTGATAAAATCACACTAGAAGACCAAACCAAAGACACGTCGAAAGAACCGAAGCCTGGCATTCTCTGGAGTATGAAAAATGACTCGGGTCTGAATCCTTTAGAGCTAGCGACAAAGAGTggtctttgtaaaatatttgggACGATATACAACTCGGAG CCGTACTTTATTGAGCACGGAAACGATGGCTTGAACGATATTAAAACGTATGATATCACGGACTTGGACCCTGTTGTAACAAGCGATGCTTGTAACGATTTCGCAGATTCAGGATCCATCCTGCAGTTCCTTTTCCAAATTCACCCTTCGCTGGCATTCCCATTCATCCGCACGCCTCAGGTCAGCAAAATTATTGAGGAGAAATGGAAATACTACAAGTGGATt AACCTTGCTCTCGATGATAAAACTGATCGGCGGAGTAGGAGACCCGCCCAGTTTTTACGATACTAG